DNA from Comamonas serinivorans:
GTGCGCCATCCGGGATTCGGGCAAGCTGCGTGCGCGTGACCGCATCGCCGTGCTGGCTGCCTTGAACCTGGCATTCGACCTCGGCGATGCACCCAAGGCAGCCGAAGCCGTTGAAACCGTCGCCCCCCCGGAAGATGCCCCCGCCCCCGACAGCACGCAAGAGGCACAGGACGCCCCCGAAGACACCCGGTTGCAGAGCTTGCTGCAGCGCCTGAACCAAGCCTTGGCCGTGGACGGCAAGCTGATCTGAACGCCGTGGGGCCACGCACGCAGCACCCACCTGCCGCAAGGTCAGACACCTTTCGCAACCCAGGTTTTGCTTGTGACGCCCTTTCATCGCCGTTAGAATGAAGGCGTCTGCAGGTCGTGGAAACTTTATAGTTCCTTGAACCAATGCTCATACGAGCCCGGGCTTGGAAATTGTCCTTCGAGCGTGATCATCTCGCGTCAGATGAACCCAACGTTGGTACTGACCTTGCCCCCCTGAACCCCCGGTTCAGGATGACGGTTTCTGCCACCTGCAGGCACCTGTTTCCAGGCTGATGCACTTTCGGGCATCAGCCTTTTTCATGCCTGCGATTCAAGCGTGCGTGCTCAACCTTTTTTGGCCGCGTTGGGCGCAGGGTCGGTGGTGAACATGAAATCGTTCACCCACGGTGACTTGGGCGGTTGAGGCACCGAACGATTGGACAAGGCCTTGCCCAGGCAGGCCGTGAATGCGTTGCTGGGCGCCAGCACCA
Protein-coding regions in this window:
- a CDS encoding cell division protein ZapA translates to MKQVEVQIMGQAYVLGCPEGGEDRLAQAVAKVDQAMCAIRDSGKLRARDRIAVLAALNLAFDLGDAPKAAEAVETVAPPEDAPAPDSTQEAQDAPEDTRLQSLLQRLNQALAVDGKLI